The following proteins are encoded in a genomic region of Chryseobacterium cucumeris:
- a CDS encoding PKD domain-containing protein: MKNNTYFGRQHVFRWLLLCWLLVPWVLQAQAQITWTEEVGCQEFRGEKEGQVPDNGIASSYINSAQCLRVCEKSIDPVKYLVQGSNVSNVQWSVSGGTATISGTGNTLAYVTWGAAGNGSLQAVITYNDGTVETQTICIEKINRPIAKFELLNLDYTVCNNTTVYFDNLSEQNGGSDIVNYFWQFGDGTTSTSTAFEPSHVYTNPGNYTIQLTVTNKCGCQSKYRKEIKVVKSYPVQINCASVVCEGSTEKYNAQDGCNKGQWKVIGGNIINNNGNEIEVVWDQVDPLDGFGYVMYMSECACPEWTTVKIPVILKNAKVKGQDKVCAGKQYTYSIPQWPTTKVNWNVSGPGTGLLVNTQQRNEIVFSATQPGTYHLEATYYNTLLACEGNASIDITVEQPVTISGGTDEICAGTSQTFTATPNVPVIWKVTTGGSTVTSGVVSGPFSYTFNTAGTYTIVAVKQGGDCESNPRIIKVLPIPQPPTGTISGETKVCPGKPYVYTISSVDPGMVPVWSVTNGTIQGSNAGSSVTVIFNTGASSYSVSAQNKSMSNAGCLSAPISFSVAPLDLNTITVNPNPGGPFCPSSTQTFTANLNGIVPDFMEWTFASPNFGSVVGGQGTSNITVNFNEISTTSSTMLNLRVVKCGVTKIISVPVSLLPLPVVSFTNVGGICLGSNLTFSVNQGSITSATGVTFTFANGNTYNTTYNPSGNYSFPNNGYIQNGSGSNVSQTVTVTYTGTNGCNYKPTASANFTIYPETIITVSPVYNILVCDPTTMTPYTLTANSSTGLTNITSWQWFQNNSPISGATTNSYTIGGAGAFGTYRVQAVDINGCVVSSQNINVSQLCPSSGTCNTDPQINFTAAWSGCNTISTSGLTYNGTPDQIEWSSDNVLTLTSPQGQPTATYQTTLAGAHIVFVRLRYGSCWYSKAVEVRKNYEPKFSVSTVCSGGGYNVTLFNSSTIFEINQSSITYTFTSPGQPTQTGQTATYNNLAPGTYTFTMTMSAPGKPACTTTQTITLAPVPSTSFLVPAWLCVREPITFTAPGYNSANTYTWLFDGTAYVASGATATVTYNTSGAKTIQLKVTTPNGCVYISPIANISVNEASIDGNISPVNVVACAGSVPTLVFNGSVGTASQYIWMNGSQPVPGAPNSMTFTPTQSGTYWPVLVSPDGCKTSIMSTKPATVTVKNAPYVNISGKATICAGSSTILTGLVTDNTLEYQWKKAGSVVIPWTSAPYPITLNTGSLAAGTYVYTLEVRTPGTSGCVSSKNFTLTVSNPPSSITATYSLVSCQPYKIQLTASGPSTGNYNWSNGMSGQTITVNEGGVFQVTYTAPSGCKVSSSVEVPLSLESLMWVFPTGCYDECLREKNYIIGPKGVFDHHDWMLFGNSIQTGNNNFIFPLYIGSPGTYQLQVNHLGCQYTSGTMNYYPGKDCGYETDCKIEGDIKPMKWVGDHYSVSGIIHNAGGQPISLNVSSVNGYGTYIPSIITIPAGGVYDLNANPLAFYPNPNFQGTDEVLFYNETCKFSTKAVDPEWIGMRSASRSVTAAAVSSLKMIPNPAKEKVKISYNTGNEKLLAKQITVFDAMGNVKFRKEVKAASGEVDVEVSSWLQGVYIVIVQTGDTSLQGKLIKN; the protein is encoded by the coding sequence ATGAAAAACAACACCTACTTTGGCAGGCAGCACGTCTTCAGATGGCTCCTGCTATGTTGGCTTCTGGTACCCTGGGTACTGCAAGCACAAGCTCAAATTACATGGACCGAAGAGGTCGGTTGCCAGGAATTCCGTGGCGAAAAAGAAGGTCAGGTTCCTGACAACGGTATCGCCAGTTCCTACATCAATTCTGCGCAGTGCCTCCGCGTCTGCGAGAAATCGATAGACCCTGTCAAATATCTTGTTCAGGGATCCAACGTTTCTAATGTACAATGGTCAGTTTCAGGAGGAACTGCCACAATTTCCGGAACCGGAAATACCCTGGCGTATGTTACGTGGGGTGCCGCTGGTAATGGATCTTTACAGGCTGTTATCACATACAATGACGGAACTGTGGAAACACAGACCATCTGTATTGAAAAAATCAACAGACCTATTGCTAAGTTTGAATTGCTTAATCTGGATTACACGGTATGTAATAATACAACGGTGTATTTTGATAACCTTTCCGAACAAAACGGAGGGTCAGATATTGTCAATTATTTCTGGCAGTTCGGAGATGGAACTACTTCCACTTCCACAGCTTTTGAACCGTCTCATGTCTACACTAATCCCGGTAATTATACCATTCAGCTTACCGTAACCAATAAGTGCGGATGCCAGAGCAAGTACAGAAAGGAAATCAAGGTAGTAAAATCTTATCCTGTACAGATCAATTGTGCTTCTGTAGTATGTGAAGGAAGTACTGAGAAATACAATGCTCAGGATGGGTGTAACAAAGGACAATGGAAAGTTATTGGTGGAAACATTATAAACAATAACGGTAACGAAATTGAAGTAGTTTGGGATCAGGTGGATCCTCTGGACGGTTTCGGGTATGTCATGTATATGTCTGAATGTGCCTGCCCTGAATGGACTACAGTTAAAATCCCAGTGATTTTAAAGAATGCAAAAGTTAAAGGACAGGATAAAGTATGCGCCGGAAAGCAATATACCTATTCTATTCCTCAATGGCCTACGACAAAAGTTAACTGGAATGTATCCGGGCCTGGAACAGGGCTGCTGGTTAATACCCAGCAGAGAAATGAAATTGTTTTCTCGGCTACTCAGCCCGGAACATATCACCTTGAGGCCACCTACTACAATACTTTATTAGCTTGTGAAGGAAATGCCTCAATTGATATCACTGTTGAACAGCCTGTAACGATAAGCGGCGGTACGGATGAGATCTGTGCGGGAACAAGCCAGACATTTACAGCTACCCCTAATGTACCTGTTATCTGGAAAGTAACTACCGGAGGCTCTACTGTGACTTCGGGAGTAGTATCCGGGCCATTCAGCTATACTTTTAACACCGCGGGAACCTATACTATCGTTGCTGTGAAGCAAGGAGGAGATTGTGAAAGTAACCCAAGAATTATTAAGGTATTACCAATTCCGCAGCCCCCTACAGGAACTATTTCAGGTGAGACAAAAGTATGTCCTGGAAAACCTTATGTGTATACCATCAGTTCAGTGGATCCGGGAATGGTTCCGGTTTGGAGTGTTACTAACGGAACAATCCAGGGTAGTAATGCAGGATCTTCTGTAACGGTTATCTTTAATACGGGTGCTTCATCCTATTCAGTATCTGCACAGAATAAATCGATGAGTAATGCAGGATGTCTTTCTGCTCCGATTTCGTTCAGTGTAGCGCCGTTAGACCTTAATACCATTACGGTTAATCCTAATCCGGGCGGACCTTTCTGTCCGAGCAGCACACAGACATTTACTGCAAATCTGAACGGTATTGTTCCTGATTTTATGGAATGGACATTCGCAAGTCCTAACTTCGGAAGTGTTGTAGGAGGACAGGGTACCAGTAACATTACTGTCAACTTCAACGAAATCTCTACAACAAGCAGCACTATGCTGAACCTGAGAGTTGTAAAATGTGGAGTTACAAAAATCATCAGTGTTCCGGTATCTTTATTACCGCTTCCTGTGGTAAGCTTCACAAATGTTGGAGGAATCTGTTTAGGTTCCAACCTTACATTCTCTGTTAATCAGGGATCAATCACTTCAGCAACGGGTGTAACTTTCACTTTTGCAAACGGAAATACCTATAATACCACTTATAATCCATCAGGAAATTACAGCTTCCCTAATAACGGATATATTCAAAACGGATCAGGAAGTAACGTTTCTCAAACGGTTACAGTAACTTATACAGGAACTAACGGATGTAACTATAAGCCTACTGCAAGCGCAAACTTTACAATCTATCCTGAAACTATTATTACAGTTTCTCCGGTATATAATATCCTGGTATGTGATCCTACAACAATGACACCGTATACGCTTACGGCAAATAGTTCTACAGGACTTACCAATATTACTTCCTGGCAGTGGTTCCAAAACAATTCACCTATATCAGGTGCTACAACCAACTCATACACCATAGGCGGTGCAGGTGCTTTTGGAACTTATAGAGTACAGGCTGTAGATATTAATGGTTGTGTGGTTTCTTCACAGAATATTAATGTGAGCCAGCTTTGCCCAAGCAGCGGAACTTGTAATACAGATCCTCAGATCAACTTTACAGCTGCGTGGTCAGGTTGTAATACAATTTCAACATCAGGGTTAACGTATAACGGAACTCCTGATCAGATAGAATGGTCATCAGACAACGTACTTACTTTAACTTCTCCTCAGGGACAGCCTACAGCAACGTATCAGACTACACTTGCAGGAGCACATATTGTTTTTGTACGTTTAAGATATGGTTCATGCTGGTACAGCAAAGCAGTAGAAGTAAGAAAGAACTACGAGCCTAAATTCAGTGTAAGCACGGTGTGCAGCGGAGGCGGATATAATGTGACTCTGTTTAACAGTTCTACTATATTTGAGATTAACCAGTCATCTATTACGTATACATTCACCAGCCCGGGTCAGCCAACTCAAACAGGACAGACGGCTACTTATAACAACCTTGCGCCAGGTACTTATACCTTCACCATGACAATGTCTGCGCCAGGGAAACCAGCGTGTACCACTACACAGACGATTACATTAGCTCCGGTTCCTAGTACCAGCTTCCTGGTTCCGGCATGGCTATGTGTACGTGAACCTATTACATTCACTGCACCGGGATACAACTCGGCTAATACCTACACATGGCTTTTTGATGGTACAGCGTATGTAGCTTCGGGAGCAACTGCTACGGTTACCTATAATACAAGTGGTGCCAAGACAATACAGCTAAAAGTAACTACTCCTAACGGATGTGTATATATTTCACCAATTGCAAACATTAGCGTGAATGAAGCTTCCATTGATGGTAATATTTCACCTGTTAACGTAGTTGCCTGTGCAGGATCTGTTCCTACACTTGTATTTAATGGTTCGGTAGGAACTGCCAGCCAGTATATCTGGATGAATGGTTCACAGCCGGTGCCTGGAGCTCCAAATTCAATGACATTCACGCCTACTCAGTCGGGAACTTACTGGCCGGTATTGGTATCACCTGATGGTTGTAAAACAAGCATCATGAGTACTAAACCTGCAACAGTAACGGTTAAAAATGCTCCATATGTAAATATTTCTGGTAAAGCTACTATCTGTGCAGGATCTTCTACCATACTGACTGGTCTTGTAACAGATAATACATTAGAATACCAATGGAAGAAAGCAGGTTCAGTAGTTATACCATGGACTTCTGCTCCTTATCCGATCACTCTTAATACAGGATCATTAGCTGCAGGTACTTATGTTTATACTCTTGAGGTAAGAACTCCGGGTACATCAGGATGTGTAAGCTCTAAAAACTTTACCCTTACGGTAAGTAATCCGCCATCATCTATTACGGCAACGTATAGTTTGGTAAGCTGCCAGCCTTATAAAATCCAGTTAACCGCATCAGGACCATCTACAGGAAATTATAACTGGAGTAATGGAATGTCTGGTCAGACAATTACAGTCAATGAAGGTGGTGTATTCCAGGTTACTTATACTGCGCCAAGCGGTTGTAAAGTATCCAGCTCTGTAGAAGTACCATTAAGCCTTGAAAGCCTGATGTGGGTATTCCCTACAGGATGCTATGATGAATGTCTTAGAGAGAAGAATTACATTATAGGACCAAAAGGGGTATTTGATCATCATGACTGGATGTTGTTCGGAAACAGTATTCAAACCGGGAACAATAACTTTATCTTCCCGTTATATATCGGCTCTCCTGGTACATACCAATTACAGGTAAATCACTTAGGATGTCAGTATACATCAGGAACCATGAATTACTATCCAGGTAAAGATTGTGGATACGAAACAGATTGTAAGATTGAAGGAGATATTAAACCAATGAAGTGGGTAGGAGACCATTACTCTGTTTCTGGTATTATTCACAATGCCGGAGGACAGCCAATAAGTCTTAACGTTTCAAGTGTTAACGGATACGGAACTTATATTCCGTCTATTATTACCATTCCTGCAGGAGGGGTATATGATTTGAATGCTAATCCATTAGCTTTCTATCCAAATCCGAATTTCCAGGGCACAGACGAGGTTTTATTCTATAATGAGACATGTAAGTTTAGTACCAAAGCGGTAGATCCGGAATGGATAGGCATGAGAAGTGCATCAAGAAGTGTTACCGCTGCTGCTGTTTCTTCTCTGAAAATGATACCAAATCCTGCGAAGGAAAAAGTGAAAATCTCATACAATACAGGTAACGAAAAGTTACTGGCAAAACAGATTACAGTTTTTGATGCCATGGGCAATGTCAAATTCCGTAAAGAAGTGAAAGCGGCTTCCGGAGAGGTAGACGTGGAAGTTTCCAGCTGGCTGCAAGGCGTTTATATCGTTATTGTACAAACGGGAGACACATCATTACAAGGGAAACTAATTAAAAATTAG
- a CDS encoding T9SS type A sorting domain-containing protein: MIQLKNKLWGLLLMLPVLSFSQTYQWQWAKQAGGQSGSADPGFNYQFDESIRDIVVDNNNNTYYLASVWNGGQNLNGVAVPNYGLRDLILFATDCQGNALWSTVIGGSEDGENAWHIEVDNNGGLYVMATLYNNSYSGDPTALPMHFDATHTMPLYTYYDQTVEPAHKAAYLLKYKTSDGTLDWSKALQGDVSYLSRRCDVQMMYMDSSKNIHAVMGFRAGNHLNGLITVPSTFTTSFQYYLVKFNYDNGSMTPATPLLLPISGGLTAGGTDGKVNLLYDESLNRYYLAGKRMVGNYSSTMESLSYNNIPFTKNAYILAFNGSTGAELWRKEFDNSLPAFMDDEIHSVIKGSGSSDIYISGRYFSGTVPTTFGNYSFPVQNYQGQTPFVMKLNADGAVQWAKVPDGLTSFSAYRFMKGKLALNGNELAFAKGSWNEIWGSFSMTRPNSDLSDPLLVRFNKDTGAVIGTGEIHSNFQVQDEFTAIAVDKDGNYVLGGLFHDQLFTDSNDNVNTMTVNVTGGKSQSFITKYSKSACSQMSAEETAVQAGIQLFPNPVQDVLTIRSKEPLVSYEIFGTTGQLLKQGTLNMMQEQIVLSSLQTGVYYIKLKTKSSTVTEKILKK; this comes from the coding sequence ATGATACAACTAAAAAACAAGCTTTGGGGATTACTATTGATGTTGCCGGTATTATCTTTTAGCCAGACTTACCAGTGGCAATGGGCAAAACAGGCCGGCGGCCAATCCGGTTCTGCCGATCCGGGGTTTAATTACCAATTTGATGAATCTATACGGGATATTGTTGTAGATAACAATAACAACACCTATTATCTCGCAAGTGTATGGAATGGAGGCCAGAATCTGAATGGGGTAGCTGTACCTAATTATGGACTACGTGATCTTATTTTGTTTGCTACGGATTGTCAGGGTAATGCACTGTGGTCTACCGTTATTGGCGGATCAGAAGATGGTGAAAATGCCTGGCATATTGAAGTGGATAATAATGGTGGTTTATATGTAATGGCTACTCTTTATAATAATTCTTACAGCGGCGATCCTACCGCTCTTCCTATGCATTTTGATGCTACTCACACCATGCCTTTGTATACCTATTATGATCAGACAGTAGAACCGGCGCATAAAGCGGCATATCTGCTTAAATATAAAACTTCTGACGGAACATTGGATTGGAGTAAAGCTTTGCAGGGAGATGTCAGTTATCTCAGCAGACGCTGTGATGTTCAGATGATGTATATGGATTCATCTAAAAATATTCATGCTGTGATGGGTTTCAGAGCAGGAAATCATTTAAATGGTTTAATTACCGTGCCTTCAACCTTCACTACCTCCTTTCAGTACTATCTGGTTAAATTCAACTATGATAACGGGAGTATGACACCTGCAACGCCACTTTTGCTTCCTATAAGCGGAGGACTGACTGCAGGAGGAACTGATGGTAAAGTAAATCTGCTGTACGATGAAAGCTTAAACAGATATTATCTGGCAGGAAAAAGAATGGTAGGAAACTACAGCAGTACTATGGAAAGTCTTTCGTACAATAATATTCCTTTTACAAAAAATGCCTATATACTTGCGTTTAACGGAAGTACCGGAGCTGAATTATGGAGAAAAGAATTTGACAATAGCTTACCGGCATTTATGGATGATGAAATTCATTCCGTAATCAAAGGTTCAGGTTCTTCAGATATTTATATTTCCGGACGTTATTTTTCAGGAACAGTTCCTACCACTTTCGGAAACTATTCTTTTCCTGTACAAAATTATCAGGGACAGACTCCTTTTGTGATGAAGCTGAATGCTGATGGAGCTGTACAATGGGCAAAAGTTCCGGATGGACTTACAAGCTTTTCTGCGTACCGTTTCATGAAAGGAAAACTGGCACTGAACGGAAATGAACTGGCCTTCGCCAAAGGAAGCTGGAATGAGATTTGGGGAAGCTTTTCAATGACACGTCCTAATTCAGATTTATCAGATCCTTTGCTGGTACGTTTCAATAAAGATACGGGTGCAGTAATTGGAACCGGAGAAATTCATAGTAATTTTCAGGTTCAGGATGAATTTACAGCCATTGCTGTAGATAAAGATGGAAACTATGTACTGGGAGGTCTTTTTCATGACCAGCTCTTTACAGATTCCAATGATAATGTTAATACCATGACAGTAAATGTGACGGGAGGAAAATCCCAGTCTTTCATTACAAAATATTCCAAGTCAGCATGCAGCCAGATGTCGGCAGAGGAAACAGCCGTACAGGCAGGAATTCAATTATTCCCGAATCCGGTTCAGGATGTGCTTACCATCAGGAGCAAAGAGCCTTTGGTATCTTATGAAATCTTTGGAACTACGGGACAACTGTTAAAACAGGGAACTTTGAATATGATGCAGGAACAGATCGTATTATCTTCTCTTCAGACAGGAGTATATTATATTAAACTTAAAACAAAATCTTCAACAGTAACAGAAAAGATACTGAAGAAGTAA
- the glsA gene encoding glutaminase A, translated as MKNNSFLFSAKGICTAAFISLNTIVYAQKTADISTISDKTLNSILEKNRAYYSQGKVADYIPELGKMDAKAIAFSVVDKNGKVFNAGDVNKKFTMQSISKIISLMVAVNEKGETNIFDKMGYFGSDKPFNHFSNLETTGKPLNPMMNAGAILTTSLISGDGEKPFLKILDMVRYITKNPSIDYNKSVYESEKSTGHRNRGMFYIMKNSGLISGNEDQLDNYFKQCSIELTAEDLAKIGYFFANQCVRFDGDTTFKNADMAKLIESQMLTAGMYEFSGEYSRMVGLPSKSGVGGGITVSVPGKIGIGVFSPALDQHGNSLAGYHMILDLAKQYGLSIF; from the coding sequence ATGAAAAACAACAGCTTTTTATTTTCTGCCAAAGGAATCTGTACAGCAGCTTTTATTTCCTTAAACACAATTGTTTATGCTCAGAAAACCGCAGATATCTCAACCATTTCGGACAAAACCTTAAACAGTATCCTGGAGAAGAACAGAGCTTATTACAGCCAGGGAAAAGTAGCCGATTACATTCCTGAACTGGGAAAAATGGATGCTAAAGCAATAGCCTTTTCAGTGGTAGACAAAAATGGGAAAGTATTCAATGCCGGAGATGTCAATAAAAAATTCACCATGCAGAGCATTTCCAAAATCATATCATTAATGGTGGCTGTCAATGAAAAAGGAGAAACCAATATCTTTGATAAAATGGGATATTTCGGTTCCGACAAACCTTTCAACCATTTTTCCAACCTTGAAACTACAGGAAAGCCGCTTAATCCTATGATGAATGCAGGGGCAATTCTTACTACTTCATTAATTTCCGGTGACGGAGAAAAACCATTCCTGAAGATACTGGATATGGTAAGGTACATCACCAAAAACCCGTCCATAGATTACAACAAATCAGTTTACGAATCTGAAAAATCAACAGGACACCGCAACCGTGGAATGTTTTATATTATGAAAAACAGCGGACTGATTTCGGGAAATGAAGACCAGCTGGACAACTATTTCAAGCAGTGTTCCATTGAACTTACCGCTGAGGATCTTGCTAAAATAGGTTATTTCTTTGCCAACCAGTGCGTAAGATTCGACGGAGATACCACTTTTAAAAATGCCGATATGGCCAAACTGATAGAATCACAAATGCTGACTGCCGGAATGTATGAGTTCAGCGGTGAATATTCCAGAATGGTAGGACTGCCAAGCAAATCCGGTGTAGGAGGCGGAATTACCGTAAGTGTTCCGGGAAAAATAGGAATCGGAGTTTTCAGTCCTGCTTTAGACCAGCATGGAAATTCTCTGGCCGGCTATCATATGATTTTAGATCTGGCCAAACAGTATGGATTAAGTATCTTTTAG
- a CDS encoding DUF1826 domain-containing protein — protein sequence MSTAFSGHDQIEVVSSFSELVNTHFQGVMNAICWHRNLVGDFKEIVTKLQLKDDITEVSGEDLLALELSEEGSMAREIILNDLQLLTDFGASPVLNLLKNYERDEELGFISTDVYSYHVDLSPVATDTFLCTYHGTASDIIANDQVEQKILIPEVREQLKKLHNGTEDEFEDFLKEYFFDLHYQPKPDAEPVNLGIGHLWRIAVDHPEQSALPCVHRAPVENDGEYRLLLIC from the coding sequence ATGAGCACTGCATTTTCCGGCCATGATCAAATTGAGGTGGTTTCTTCTTTTTCTGAACTTGTCAATACCCATTTTCAAGGCGTTATGAATGCCATTTGCTGGCATAGGAATTTAGTGGGTGACTTTAAAGAAATTGTCACAAAGCTTCAGCTGAAAGATGATATTACAGAAGTTTCCGGCGAAGATCTTTTAGCATTGGAATTGTCAGAAGAGGGAAGTATGGCTAGAGAAATTATTTTAAATGACCTGCAGTTATTGACAGATTTCGGAGCTTCTCCGGTTCTTAATTTGCTTAAAAATTATGAGCGGGACGAAGAACTTGGTTTTATTTCAACAGATGTATACTCTTATCATGTAGACCTTTCGCCTGTTGCAACAGATACTTTTCTATGCACTTATCACGGAACAGCGAGTGATATCATCGCTAATGATCAGGTGGAACAGAAAATTTTAATTCCTGAAGTCCGGGAACAGCTCAAAAAATTACATAATGGCACTGAAGACGAATTTGAAGACTTCCTGAAAGAGTATTTCTTTGATCTTCATTATCAGCCTAAGCCCGATGCAGAGCCTGTCAATTTAGGAATTGGCCATCTTTGGCGCATTGCAGTAGATCATCCTGAGCAATCCGCTTTGCCTTGTGTTCACAGGGCACCCGTGGAAAATGATGGTGAATACAGGCTTCTCCTGATTTGTTAA